Below is a window of Callithrix jacchus isolate 240 chromosome 15, calJac240_pri, whole genome shotgun sequence DNA.
ATCCATGCTCATCCTCACCTGCATCACTGTGGATCGTTTCACTGCAGTGGTTAAGGCCACCAAGGCCTACAACCAGCAAGCCAAGAGGATGACCTGGGGCAAGGTCACCTCCTTGCTCATCTGGGTGATATCCCTGCTGGTTTCCTTGCCCCAAATCATCTATGGCAATGTCTTCAATCTCGACAAGCTCATATGTGGTTACCATAATGAGGAGATTTCGACTGTGGTTCTTGCCACCCAGATGACACTGGGGTTCTTCCTGCCACTGCTCGCCATGATTGTCTGCTATTCAGTCATAATCAAAACACTGCTTCATGCTCGAGGCTTCCAGAAGCACAGATCTCTAAAGATCATCTTCCTGGTGATGGCTGTGTTCCTGGTAACCCAGACGCCCTTCAACCTTGTGAAGCTCATCCGCAGCACACAGTGGGAGTATGATGCCATGACCAGCTTTCAGTACGCCATCGTAGTGACAGAGGCTATCGCATACCTGCGTGCCTGCCTTAACCCTGTGCTCTATGCCTTTGTCAGCCTGAAGTTTCGAAAGAACTTCTGGAAACTTGTGAAGGACATTGGCTGCCTCCCTTATCTTGGGGTCTCACATCAATGGAAGTCTTCTGAGGACAATTCTAAGACTTGTTCTGCCTCCCACAATGTGGAGGCCACCAGCATATTCCAGCTATAGGCCTTGTCAAGGTTTTGAATAGCTACTCTGGAATTTGTAAGGCATGGCTGTGTCCTCTGGATTGGTGAGGCAGGCTTTGTTTATAGCTTGCGCCTTCTCATGGAGAAGTTATCAGACACTCTGGCTGGTTTGGAATGCTTCCTCTCAAGTGTGAATATGTACTGTTCTCTTCTTGAACACTCATGCTGAAAGCACAAGTAGGGGGTCTAAAATTTTTAAGGACTTTCCTTCCTCTATCCCCAAGAAGGCTGAAACCAAGAGGGATGACATGCGACTCCTATGCTGTCAGGTTCTCCTTGATTGGCACTGGGGCTGAAGGTTGAAGAGGTGAGCACAGCCAACAAAGCTGTTGACGGTAGGTGGCACACTGGGTGCCCAAGCTCAGAAGGCTCTCCTGACTACTGAACAAACAGTGAAGgtaagagcagctgagaaaacaaATGCTGGCTTATCAGGCTCACACCTCAACCACCAGGGCACCTAACAGAAATGAGATCAGGTTCTGCCTCACTTTGGGGTTTGACTTTTGTATAGGTAGATGTTCAGGTTGCTTTGATTAATCCAGAATAACTAGCACCAGGGGCTATGAATGGGCAAAACCAAGAATGGCCCTTACCTGCCACTCTTTGGAGTAGATGTCAGTTTTCCAACAACGGGCAAAACGAAATGATAATAGGCTGAGAATTCAAGTGGTCCATGGAATGTGGAATGCTTGAAAAATGTGCAAAACATTGTTTAAGACTGTAACGAATCTAAGCCGCAGTTTTGAAGGGAACCCTTTGGTggctttgctcatttaaaaatgaaattttctaatGTCTGCCATAccaatatgtataaatgtatatacacacatgttaCATATTAATAGCATATGAGTTTCATAACTaagaaataaaacctttaaaGTCTCTAAACTTTCATACTTCAGTACATTCTATTTTAACATGGTATGCCTGGAATATACAAAAAAGTTACCTCTGGGCTCAGAACACGGAAAATAAGTTGTAAACTTTCAGGGCGGTGTTCTATCAAGGAAATGGAATATACCAGTGACAAGAGCCCTGCTCTTTCACTGTGGTCTCTAACCTCCTGTCCAAAGTGCGGGGCAGATTTGTTTAACTTCCAGAACATGGTCACAGGATGAGCCAGAGTTTCAAATGTCAGGTTTTATGCATGTTTATTAAATCCTGGCTATCTGTTCAATAGGCTTAAGGATGTTTTTGGGCTCGTGTATTCCAAAATCACTCACCAAAATATGGAGAACCAACTGACAACAGCTAAGGAGACTGCACAGAGAGACAGGCCAGAACTGACTTAACGGCGTGATTTTGGGGGTTGGAGAGACCACAGCTGAATCCCTGCCACTCACCAGTTAGTAAAACCTTGGGCAAATCTCTTAGCCTCCGAGcacctgtttcctttctttttagtgAAACATGGATCATAACAGCACCCACCTCTAAGGACTGGTGTGAATACTTGCTGCATGTGAAACACTTGGCACAGTTTGCATTTGTGGAGAAAAGGTCCAAAAAATACtagtaattattatttcttacaagAACTGGTGACACAAAATAGAAGCCCTCCATGTCAGCCCATGGGTTAGCAAGGGGAGGGAGGGTTTTTACTGTGCCTTCCAG
It encodes the following:
- the CXCR6 gene encoding C-X-C chemokine receptor type 6 — translated: MAEYNYEDYNSSYESSREEHQQFLQFKKVFLPCTYLVVFIGGLVGNSLVLVISIFYHRLQSLTDVFLVNLPLADLVFVCTLPFWAYAGIREWVFGKAMCKTLLGIYTINFYTSMLILTCITVDRFTAVVKATKAYNQQAKRMTWGKVTSLLIWVISLLVSLPQIIYGNVFNLDKLICGYHNEEISTVVLATQMTLGFFLPLLAMIVCYSVIIKTLLHARGFQKHRSLKIIFLVMAVFLVTQTPFNLVKLIRSTQWEYDAMTSFQYAIVVTEAIAYLRACLNPVLYAFVSLKFRKNFWKLVKDIGCLPYLGVSHQWKSSEDNSKTCSASHNVEATSIFQL